One genomic window of Undibacterium cyanobacteriorum includes the following:
- a CDS encoding peptidylprolyl isomerase, protein MKSIKALDRLRIICLSLLMIAGSAFAQTSEPTSQNVEAAPASQATLTQEVSQPVIKKNYPRVKLKTNVGDIVLELYNDKAPKTVENFLRYVKKGQYNNTIFHRVIDNFMIQGGGMDVKMREKPVDAPIVNEAKLASEQGLKNEIGTIAMARMEDPNSARAQFYINVNNNDFLDYQALADGDPVAIMRNGSSMTLPRRKAVILAAGYTPFGKVTEGWETVEKIKSAPTSPLGIHQNVPNKPITIISIQLLKN, encoded by the coding sequence ATGAAATCAATTAAAGCTCTAGATCGTTTGAGAATTATCTGCCTTAGCTTATTGATGATCGCTGGTAGTGCATTCGCGCAAACGAGCGAGCCAACTTCCCAAAATGTGGAAGCAGCTCCAGCCTCACAGGCAACACTTACTCAAGAAGTATCCCAACCTGTAATTAAGAAAAATTACCCACGAGTGAAGCTCAAAACGAATGTCGGAGATATCGTTTTAGAGCTATATAACGACAAAGCGCCAAAGACTGTTGAAAACTTCCTTCGCTATGTCAAGAAGGGGCAGTACAACAACACCATCTTCCATCGCGTGATCGATAACTTCATGATTCAAGGCGGCGGCATGGATGTAAAAATGCGTGAGAAACCGGTCGACGCTCCTATCGTTAATGAAGCCAAGCTTGCGTCCGAACAAGGATTAAAAAATGAGATTGGGACAATCGCCATGGCACGTATGGAAGACCCCAATTCCGCCCGTGCACAGTTTTACATTAACGTGAACAACAACGATTTCCTAGACTACCAAGCTTTAGCCGATGGTGATCCCGTCGCTATCATGCGCAACGGTAGTTCGATGACTTTGCCGCGTCGCAAAGCAGTCATACTCGCGGCAGGTTACACACCATTTGGCAAGGTTACAGAAGGCTGGGAAACAGTGGAAAAAATCAAATCTGCTCCCACCAGTCCATTGGGCATTCATCAAAACGTCCCGAACAAACCTATCACAATCATCAGTATCCAACTGTTGAAGAATTAA
- a CDS encoding L,D-transpeptidase family protein gives MVSIFRCSTAAPLSAAVSFAAFTVTCGLWLGIADLASAKNNPPKNSASKEDFATVQTGPNPDYLLIDVYKNLANNQYTKAQTQIDALLAAYPNFQLGHLIRGDLIAMRTKPETQLGASNVTNDKLRDLRAEAQARVRAITERPAADLVPLNLLNLASDQRWALVMDAQRARIFLYENVNGIPTLRSDYYVSQGKFGVDKSKEGDQRTPLGVYFITNRVPGAKLPDFYGPGALPLNYPNEWDKLRGRGGSGIWLHGVPATNYSRAPLASDGCVVLANPDFLKLAATVDIAKTPVIIADRLNFVNRHVWLNEKQNAQKMLDLWRQDFASANPVFLAKHYSRNFKNLNGDNAATWIQKQLSAHAGLSDAGVKIKEQSQFKYPGREDVIVSFFTQEIATAKGISSYKRRQYWQKDGNAWSIVFEDSSFLSGTRAEPEIARTEKTIASTSRTETNKSSVTNPSGTIGKNEVATSEAGTKQRSTLKSGDDKKNTAQAEVIKTVDRWMNAWAAKNTKAYLSFYGKDFQTPNGESRKSWMEERKSRIEGKGKIVVRYESPSVAIEGNTATVKFRQHYQSGALVASSRKTLVMTKQDGKWLIKQEKTGS, from the coding sequence ATGGTTTCAATTTTTCGTTGTTCAACTGCGGCGCCTCTAAGCGCCGCAGTTTCATTTGCCGCGTTCACGGTCACATGTGGGCTCTGGCTAGGGATTGCCGATTTAGCTTCTGCAAAGAACAATCCCCCCAAAAATTCAGCCTCAAAAGAAGACTTTGCCACGGTGCAGACGGGTCCCAATCCGGACTATCTGCTCATCGATGTGTATAAAAATCTAGCGAATAATCAGTACACCAAGGCGCAAACTCAAATTGATGCGCTGCTTGCTGCCTATCCAAATTTCCAGCTCGGCCACTTAATCCGAGGAGATTTGATCGCGATGCGCACTAAGCCCGAAACACAACTAGGTGCCAGTAACGTCACCAATGACAAGCTTCGCGATTTACGCGCCGAAGCGCAAGCGCGCGTCCGTGCAATAACCGAACGCCCCGCGGCAGATTTAGTGCCACTTAATCTCTTAAATCTAGCCTCTGATCAACGTTGGGCGCTCGTGATGGATGCTCAAAGAGCACGCATCTTCTTATATGAAAATGTAAATGGCATCCCAACATTACGTAGCGACTACTATGTTAGTCAAGGCAAGTTCGGCGTCGACAAATCCAAGGAGGGCGATCAACGCACTCCGCTTGGCGTATACTTTATTACGAATCGAGTCCCTGGCGCAAAACTACCGGACTTTTATGGACCCGGCGCTCTCCCCCTAAATTACCCCAATGAATGGGATAAGCTACGTGGACGCGGTGGATCAGGAATTTGGCTACACGGTGTGCCCGCAACGAATTACAGTCGAGCTCCGTTGGCGTCCGACGGATGTGTGGTTCTTGCGAATCCTGATTTCCTAAAACTCGCAGCCACCGTTGACATTGCTAAAACGCCGGTAATCATTGCCGATCGACTCAATTTTGTGAATCGTCATGTTTGGCTCAACGAGAAGCAAAACGCTCAGAAAATGCTCGACTTGTGGCGCCAAGATTTTGCCTCTGCCAATCCAGTCTTTTTGGCGAAGCACTATTCTCGAAACTTTAAGAATCTCAATGGTGATAACGCCGCAACTTGGATTCAAAAACAATTGTCGGCACATGCAGGGTTAAGCGACGCTGGCGTAAAAATCAAAGAGCAATCTCAATTTAAATACCCGGGTCGAGAAGACGTCATTGTCAGTTTCTTCACGCAAGAAATTGCAACTGCCAAAGGAATATCTAGCTACAAACGGCGCCAGTATTGGCAAAAGGATGGCAACGCCTGGAGTATCGTTTTTGAAGACAGCAGCTTCTTGTCTGGAACAAGAGCAGAACCTGAAATTGCACGTACAGAAAAAACGATCGCTAGCACGAGTCGTACAGAAACCAATAAGTCGAGCGTAACGAATCCGAGCGGAACAATTGGAAAGAATGAAGTCGCAACATCCGAAGCAGGAACAAAGCAGCGAAGCACTCTCAAATCGGGTGACGATAAGAAAAATACAGCACAGGCAGAAGTAATTAAGACTGTTGATCGTTGGATGAATGCTTGGGCAGCGAAGAATACAAAGGCCTACCTCTCGTTCTATGGAAAAGACTTCCAAACTCCGAACGGTGAATCAAGGAAATCATGGATGGAGGAGAGAAAATCCCGCATCGAAGGAAAGGGAAAAATTGTGGTTCGCTATGAATCCCCATCCGTTGCGATTGAAGGAAATACGGCCACGGTCAAGTTTCGCCAGCACTACCAATCAGGTGCTTTAGTTGCAAGTAGCCGCAAGACTCTCGTCATGACAAAACAAGATGGCAAATGGCTGATCAAGCAAGAAAAAACTGGTAGCTAA
- a CDS encoding nuclear transport factor 2 family protein codes for MRTITKSALAIASLLASLYGQAAFADDASDASKLYKAGQLNEALKKIDAALTQKPKDAQMRFLKGIILTEQNKSAEAITIFTKLTEDFPELPEPYNNLAVLYASNGQYQKASVALEMAIRTNPTYGTAHENLGDVYAKLASQSYDKALQLDSNNATAKLKLNLVKNLIGNTTGGTNPKLNPPAAPTPTTTPVAAAAPMSPTSSAVTKAPEPKPENKAPSKPAAPVINDKDNVITTVESWAKAWSNQDVNKYLAHYAKDFQTPNGESRSAWADDRRSRIEGKGKISVRIEDLSVKVDDNSATVRFKQYYSSDRLSSTSRKVLVMTKHDGKWLIKQERSGS; via the coding sequence ATGCGAACAATCACAAAAAGCGCATTGGCGATCGCAAGCCTTTTAGCATCCCTCTATGGCCAAGCAGCCTTCGCAGATGATGCCAGCGACGCAAGCAAGCTATATAAAGCAGGCCAACTCAACGAGGCCCTCAAAAAGATCGATGCAGCTCTGACTCAAAAGCCAAAGGACGCTCAGATGCGTTTCCTGAAAGGGATCATTCTCACTGAGCAGAATAAATCCGCAGAGGCGATTACCATCTTCACAAAATTAACTGAAGACTTTCCTGAGTTGCCAGAGCCTTACAATAATTTGGCGGTGTTATATGCCTCAAACGGCCAATATCAAAAAGCCAGCGTTGCACTCGAGATGGCAATACGTACCAACCCAACTTACGGCACAGCGCATGAAAACTTAGGCGATGTATATGCAAAGCTCGCTAGCCAATCCTACGATAAAGCTCTGCAATTAGACTCCAACAATGCCACGGCCAAACTGAAGCTTAATTTGGTAAAGAACTTGATTGGCAATACAACTGGTGGAACTAATCCAAAACTCAATCCACCAGCAGCACCGACGCCTACAACTACTCCAGTTGCAGCTGCGGCCCCAATGAGCCCTACAAGTTCTGCTGTCACTAAGGCTCCAGAGCCGAAACCTGAAAATAAAGCGCCAAGCAAGCCCGCTGCGCCTGTCATCAATGACAAAGACAACGTCATCACTACCGTTGAATCTTGGGCCAAAGCATGGAGCAATCAAGACGTGAACAAATACCTTGCGCACTATGCGAAGGACTTCCAAACGCCAAATGGCGAATCGCGCTCTGCATGGGCCGACGATCGTCGTTCACGCATTGAAGGCAAAGGAAAAATCAGCGTCCGCATCGAAGACTTAAGCGTCAAAGTTGACGACAACAGCGCGACCGTGCGCTTCAAACAATATTACAGTTCCGATCGTTTGTCTTCGACAAGCCGTAAAGTTTTGGTGATGACCAAGCATGATGGGAAATGGTTGATCAAGCAGGAACGCTCGGGTAGCTAA
- a CDS encoding DNA-3-methyladenine glycosylase family protein produces the protein MKTNSTSQRNQALHVPAYWEEAKSELMKRDRILRRLIPQFGDLYLLGRDDPFTTLTRSIIAQQISSASAAALWDKYLTVFPKSTPTEVLKVGQEGMAKCGVSKRKSDYILDLARHFQDGKVHVDKWTEMSDEEVIAELVQIRGISRWTAEMFLIFNLLRPNILPLDDPGLVSGISKNYFSGEPVSRIDIREVAANWEPWRTVATWYMWRSLDSKA, from the coding sequence ATGAAAACAAATAGCACATCACAACGCAATCAGGCTTTGCATGTACCCGCCTACTGGGAAGAGGCTAAGAGCGAGCTAATGAAGCGTGATCGCATCTTGCGTCGGCTCATTCCCCAATTTGGCGACCTCTACCTATTGGGTCGCGACGATCCTTTCACGACGCTCACTCGCTCAATTATTGCGCAACAGATCTCAAGTGCTTCTGCTGCTGCATTGTGGGACAAGTATTTGACCGTGTTTCCAAAGTCCACTCCAACAGAAGTTCTCAAGGTCGGCCAGGAAGGCATGGCGAAATGTGGGGTTTCAAAGCGTAAGTCGGATTACATTTTGGATTTGGCGCGCCATTTTCAAGATGGCAAAGTCCATGTTGATAAGTGGACTGAGATGTCCGATGAGGAAGTCATTGCAGAACTCGTGCAAATACGGGGGATTAGCCGATGGACGGCAGAAATGTTTTTGATTTTTAATTTGTTAAGACCAAATATCTTACCTTTGGACGACCCAGGCCTAGTATCGGGCATTAGCAAAAACTATTTTTCAGGAGAGCCAGTGTCTCGTATCGATATTCGCGAAGTTGCCGCGAATTGGGAGCCTTGGCGGACAGTTGCCACTTGGTATATGTGGAGAAGTTTGGATTCCAAGGCCTGA
- a CDS encoding acetyl-CoA carboxylase carboxyltransferase subunit alpha — MTKTTFLGFEQQIAELEQKIEELRYVQDDSAVDISEEIDRLSQKSQMLTKDIYAKLTPWQVSQISRHPQRPYTLDYISQIFTDFHELHGDRAFADDLAIVGGLARFNGQACMVIGHQKGRDTKERAMRNFGMPKPEGYRKALRLMKLAEKFDIPVFTFIDTTGAWPGIDAEERGQSEAIGHNLYVMAELKVPLITTIIGEGGSGGALAMAVGDAVLMLQYATYSVISPEGCASILWKTSERAADAAEALGLTANRLKAMGLIDKIINEPLGGAHRDPKQMCALVKRALADTLRQFQGMKTKDLLEARHEKLMGYGKFKETRVSE; from the coding sequence ATGACTAAAACGACTTTTCTGGGATTTGAACAGCAAATCGCCGAACTCGAACAAAAAATCGAAGAGTTGCGTTACGTACAAGATGATTCCGCCGTCGATATTTCAGAAGAAATCGATCGTCTGTCGCAAAAAAGCCAGATGTTGACGAAGGATATTTACGCCAAATTAACTCCTTGGCAAGTATCTCAAATTTCTCGTCATCCACAACGTCCATACACGCTCGATTACATTTCACAGATCTTTACAGATTTCCATGAATTGCATGGCGACCGCGCCTTCGCAGATGACCTCGCGATCGTTGGCGGTCTGGCTCGTTTCAATGGCCAAGCTTGTATGGTTATCGGCCATCAAAAGGGGCGGGACACGAAAGAACGTGCGATGCGTAACTTCGGCATGCCGAAACCAGAAGGTTATCGTAAGGCTTTACGTTTGATGAAGTTGGCGGAGAAGTTCGATATTCCGGTATTTACCTTTATTGATACCACAGGTGCGTGGCCTGGGATTGATGCTGAGGAGCGTGGTCAATCAGAAGCCATTGGGCACAACTTGTATGTCATGGCCGAGTTAAAAGTGCCGTTGATTACCACTATTATTGGTGAAGGCGGTTCTGGTGGTGCATTAGCTATGGCAGTGGGTGATGCGGTCTTGATGCTGCAATATGCGACATACTCCGTCATTTCACCAGAAGGATGTGCTTCTATTTTGTGGAAAACGTCTGAGCGTGCCGCAGATGCAGCTGAGGCATTAGGCTTGACAGCAAATCGATTAAAAGCGATGGGTCTGATTGATAAGATTATTAATGAACCTCTCGGCGGCGCGCATCGTGACCCTAAACAAATGTGTGCACTAGTGAAGCGTGCTTTGGCAGATACTTTGCGCCAGTTCCAAGGCATGAAGACCAAAGACCTGCTCGAAGCACGTCATGAAAAACTGATGGGCTATGGAAAATTTAAGGAAACCAGAGTTTCCGAATGA
- the tilS gene encoding tRNA lysidine(34) synthetase TilS, translating to MSQKLNDTIAAFERRFFYQLSQTLKKHHDPDGADLGSIAVAYSGGLDSTALVHLVARFAQEHKIMWFCVHVHHGLSPHADQWLQHCQQTCNELKCDFESVRVLVQANGEGIEASARTARYRAIGEVCQRRGAKVVLTAHHIDDQAETVLMQLMRGSGVRGLAGMEFENKAPKLLGCESLTIARPLLGETRELLENYCASLKLSNVEDESNRDVRFVRNAVRAKIIPEFEDISHGFAERVARTACHMREANLLLEELAAEDLLTSSLDDGGLALSHIARFSLPRRRNLFRYWMARNGLQMPTTMKLDEIMRQLIEAKEDARIQVHHNGVMFSRYQDRLYVVLNAPSVAGESATLEVVSIVWAGEPSIELPGFSGKLYFKNADIGVAHSKLLGQRLECRHRGTGERLRLGKNRPSRDMKSHFQSAGIPFWRRDQVPFIYLNAKLLFVGELGMEAEFLDESAGQKIQLEWRSN from the coding sequence ATGAGTCAAAAACTCAACGACACGATCGCCGCTTTCGAGCGGCGTTTCTTTTATCAGCTTTCACAAACTCTGAAAAAGCACCATGACCCTGATGGTGCTGATCTTGGCTCTATCGCTGTCGCCTATAGTGGGGGGCTAGATTCAACAGCGCTTGTGCATCTGGTCGCGCGATTTGCGCAAGAGCATAAAATCATGTGGTTTTGTGTCCATGTGCATCACGGTTTGAGCCCTCATGCAGACCAATGGCTGCAGCATTGTCAGCAAACATGTAATGAATTGAAATGCGATTTTGAGAGCGTGCGTGTCCTTGTGCAAGCAAATGGTGAAGGCATCGAGGCTAGCGCGCGTACGGCGAGATACCGCGCCATAGGCGAGGTTTGCCAGCGAAGAGGGGCTAAAGTGGTGCTTACTGCACATCACATCGATGATCAAGCGGAAACGGTGTTAATGCAACTCATGCGCGGATCGGGTGTACGTGGACTCGCAGGAATGGAGTTTGAGAACAAGGCGCCCAAGCTGCTCGGTTGTGAATCGTTGACAATTGCGCGGCCGCTACTCGGTGAGACGCGAGAGCTGCTCGAAAACTATTGCGCTAGCTTGAAGTTATCGAATGTAGAAGACGAGTCCAATCGAGATGTCCGATTTGTGCGTAATGCCGTGCGTGCCAAGATCATTCCTGAATTCGAGGATATCTCCCATGGTTTTGCTGAAAGGGTTGCCCGTACTGCATGCCATATGAGGGAGGCCAACCTACTACTCGAAGAATTAGCGGCTGAGGATCTTCTTACGAGCAGTCTCGATGATGGTGGCTTGGCCTTGTCACACATCGCTCGCTTTAGTCTGCCCCGACGTCGGAATCTTTTTCGTTATTGGATGGCGCGGAATGGGTTGCAGATGCCAACAACGATGAAGCTTGATGAAATCATGCGCCAGTTGATCGAAGCGAAAGAAGATGCACGTATTCAAGTGCACCACAACGGCGTAATGTTCTCACGGTATCAGGATCGTTTGTATGTGGTTTTGAATGCGCCTTCTGTTGCAGGTGAATCTGCTACTTTGGAGGTGGTTTCAATTGTTTGGGCTGGAGAGCCGAGCATTGAATTACCAGGATTTTCTGGAAAACTCTACTTTAAAAACGCCGACATCGGCGTTGCACATAGTAAATTATTGGGGCAAAGACTTGAGTGTCGACATCGTGGTACGGGGGAGCGTCTACGCTTGGGAAAAAATCGGCCATCGCGCGATATGAAGAGCCATTTTCAATCAGCTGGCATTCCCTTTTGGCGGCGAGATCAAGTACCATTTATCTATCTCAATGCAAAACTTTTGTTCGTTGGTGAATTAGGTATGGAAGCCGAATTCCTTGATGAGTCTGCTGGGCAAAAAATTCAACTCGAATGGCGTTCGAATTGA
- the dnaQ gene encoding DNA polymerase III subunit epsilon — MTRQIVLDTETTGINPRIGNRIIEIGCVEIVNRKLTGNNFHCYINPERDSEEGALAVHGLTTEFLKDKPVFAQIADEFLEYVRGAELVIHNAPFDLGFLNAEFELLGRGNFEQYVGNVIDSLVKAKELHPGKRNSLDALCDRYEISNAHRKLHGALLDAELLADVFLAMSRGQNSFISLEDETEEVVQEQETSIDDTGPLSILVRRTNTVEQAQHEKALEDIGKNGSSVWVTSLQAAPEVS, encoded by the coding sequence ATGACCAGACAAATTGTTCTTGATACGGAAACGACCGGTATCAATCCTCGGATTGGCAACCGGATTATCGAAATTGGTTGCGTCGAAATTGTCAATCGAAAGCTAACGGGTAATAATTTTCATTGCTATATCAATCCAGAGCGGGATTCCGAAGAAGGTGCGTTGGCGGTGCATGGATTGACGACTGAATTCTTAAAAGACAAACCTGTATTTGCCCAAATTGCGGATGAATTTCTTGAATATGTAAGAGGCGCGGAATTGGTAATTCATAACGCCCCATTTGATTTGGGCTTTTTAAATGCCGAATTCGAGTTGTTGGGGCGTGGTAATTTTGAGCAGTATGTTGGAAATGTCATTGACTCTTTGGTAAAGGCTAAAGAGCTGCACCCTGGTAAGCGAAATTCATTGGACGCGCTGTGCGACAGGTATGAGATTTCAAACGCACATCGGAAACTGCATGGCGCTTTACTTGATGCTGAACTATTGGCAGATGTGTTTCTTGCGATGTCGCGGGGGCAGAATAGCTTTATCAGTCTCGAAGATGAGACCGAAGAGGTGGTTCAAGAGCAAGAAACATCGATCGATGACACCGGGCCATTGTCAATTCTCGTGCGGAGAACGAACACCGTTGAGCAGGCTCAGCACGAAAAAGCTTTGGAAGATATAGGCAAAAATGGATCAAGTGTCTGGGTGACGAGTTTGCAAGCTGCACCAGAAGTAAGTTAG
- the flhD gene encoding flagellar transcriptional regulator FlhD — MTPNDMMAEIRDANLSYLMLAQQMIRADKATAIFRLGIGKEIADLIEGLNNSQILKLAGSNMMLARFRFDDGAILGMLTNYNKERSLAQSHAAILMAGQKVEEIA, encoded by the coding sequence ATGACACCAAATGACATGATGGCTGAAATTCGCGACGCTAACTTGAGCTACTTGATGTTGGCGCAACAAATGATTCGCGCAGACAAGGCGACTGCAATATTCCGTCTTGGGATCGGCAAAGAAATTGCTGATCTTATCGAAGGCTTGAACAATTCCCAAATTCTGAAACTTGCTGGCTCCAATATGATGTTGGCGCGCTTCCGCTTCGACGATGGAGCGATCCTTGGAATGTTGACAAATTATAACAAGGAAAGAAGCTTGGCGCAGTCACATGCGGCAATCTTGATGGCTGGCCAAAAAGTTGAGGAAATCGCGTAG
- the flhC gene encoding flagellar transcriptional regulator FlhC, with translation MASKSIVNEANEIQLAVDLVNLGARLQLLESETSLSRERLLKIYKELKGVSPPKGMLPFSADWFVTWQPNIHSSLFMNIFHYLREHAEVSGIHAVVKAYKLYLEQMPVPEGDEPVLSLTRAWTLVRFFEGNMLSFVRCQHCGGQFVGHTLDLHEHYACGLCHVPSRAGKTKKAKSLELAH, from the coding sequence ATGGCAAGCAAAAGTATTGTGAATGAAGCGAACGAAATTCAATTGGCAGTTGATCTCGTTAACCTTGGGGCTCGCTTGCAATTGTTGGAGTCCGAAACTTCCTTGTCTCGCGAGCGCTTGCTGAAGATTTACAAGGAGCTGAAGGGGGTGTCCCCTCCAAAAGGCATGTTGCCGTTTTCAGCTGATTGGTTTGTAACTTGGCAGCCTAATATTCACTCTTCGCTGTTTATGAATATTTTTCATTACTTGCGCGAGCATGCTGAGGTGTCAGGGATTCATGCGGTCGTGAAGGCTTACAAATTGTACCTCGAGCAAATGCCTGTTCCCGAGGGAGATGAGCCGGTGTTGTCATTGACTCGCGCTTGGACTTTGGTGCGATTCTTTGAAGGAAACATGCTCTCATTTGTGCGTTGCCAACACTGTGGTGGTCAGTTTGTTGGTCATACATTAGACTTGCATGAACATTACGCTTGTGGGTTGTGCCATGTGCCATCCCGTGCAGGGAAAACCAAAAAGGCGAAGAGCCTTGAATTGGCTCATTAA
- a CDS encoding class I SAM-dependent methyltransferase: MKISVSLKALLLQLLTLAVGIVSLSLLHRAFGFTISPLIFLLACGAVAALFTFLLKFDWWWVPIQLLFFPLVYLTSMLGLPSWVYFVVAMIFSLLFWSTYRTQVPYYPSSKRLIPPIVELMNEFDSPRLIDVGSGFGGLLFDLSECVPNAQLLGVEIAPLPYWISVLRGKLSRSNVKFVFGAYEALNFAEFDVVFCYLSPVAMPFVWRKVLAEMRPGTILLSYEFIVLEAAPSFVLEIVKDAPPLYGWRI; encoded by the coding sequence TTGAAAATTTCTGTAAGTCTTAAGGCGCTACTATTGCAATTGTTGACTCTCGCAGTCGGCATCGTCTCTCTCTCTCTTCTCCATCGAGCCTTTGGCTTCACTATATCGCCCTTGATTTTTCTATTGGCGTGCGGTGCTGTCGCTGCGCTGTTCACTTTTCTGTTGAAATTTGATTGGTGGTGGGTGCCAATCCAGCTTCTTTTTTTTCCCCTCGTTTATTTAACATCGATGCTGGGGTTGCCATCCTGGGTATATTTTGTCGTGGCAATGATCTTTTCATTGTTGTTTTGGTCTACCTATCGAACTCAGGTGCCGTATTACCCATCAAGCAAGCGCCTTATTCCTCCAATTGTCGAACTGATGAATGAATTTGATTCGCCGCGCTTGATCGATGTGGGGAGTGGCTTTGGTGGTTTGCTTTTCGATTTATCTGAATGTGTGCCAAACGCCCAATTGCTGGGTGTTGAAATTGCTCCGCTCCCATACTGGATAAGTGTCTTGCGCGGCAAACTGTCGCGCTCAAATGTTAAATTTGTATTCGGTGCGTATGAAGCCCTTAATTTTGCAGAGTTCGATGTTGTTTTTTGCTATCTTTCTCCTGTAGCGATGCCCTTTGTTTGGAGAAAAGTATTGGCTGAAATGAGGCCGGGGACGATACTTTTAAGTTATGAGTTTATCGTTCTAGAAGCGGCTCCTAGTTTTGTGTTGGAAATTGTTAAAGACGCCCCCCCTTTGTATGGGTGGCGCATATAA
- the motA gene encoding flagellar motor stator protein MotA encodes MLVIVGYIVVCGSVFGGFVMSGGHLAVLFQPLELLMIGGAAVGASLVGNNAKTLKASLKALPSVFKGSKYNKALFMELMTMLFDVLTKIRKEGLMSIEGDIEKPEESPLFSKYTLVVSDHHLMEFLGDYLRLMVSGNMDAFQIENLMDNELETHHHEGAAPAHFIAKLGDGLPAFGIVAAVMGVVHTMESVGIPPAELGILIAHALVGTFLGILLAYGFVGPLASLMEQNLDESSKTFQCIKVTLLASLNGYAPALSVEFGRKVLYSTERPTFAELEEHIKNSKSK; translated from the coding sequence GTGTTAGTCATCGTCGGCTATATCGTTGTTTGTGGATCCGTATTTGGCGGATTCGTCATGTCTGGTGGTCACCTTGCCGTTCTGTTCCAGCCGCTGGAACTCTTGATGATCGGCGGCGCCGCGGTCGGCGCTTCTTTGGTGGGAAATAACGCAAAAACTTTAAAGGCATCTCTAAAGGCATTGCCTAGTGTTTTCAAGGGATCTAAGTACAACAAAGCTCTTTTTATGGAGCTCATGACGATGTTGTTCGACGTCCTTACTAAGATTAGGAAAGAAGGTTTGATGTCGATTGAAGGTGATATCGAAAAGCCTGAAGAAAGTCCTCTGTTCAGTAAATACACCTTAGTTGTTTCAGATCATCATCTGATGGAATTTCTAGGTGATTATTTGCGCCTCATGGTGTCCGGCAATATGGACGCATTTCAAATCGAGAATTTGATGGATAACGAGCTCGAGACACATCACCACGAAGGAGCTGCACCAGCGCATTTTATTGCAAAACTCGGGGACGGTTTGCCAGCTTTCGGCATTGTTGCGGCGGTGATGGGTGTGGTTCACACGATGGAATCGGTCGGTATTCCTCCTGCTGAGTTGGGGATTTTGATTGCCCATGCTTTGGTGGGTACGTTCTTGGGGATTTTGCTCGCTTACGGTTTTGTGGGGCCACTCGCAAGTTTGATGGAGCAAAATCTGGATGAGTCCTCGAAGACCTTTCAATGTATTAAGGTCACCCTGTTGGCAAGTTTAAATGGTTATGCGCCAGCACTCTCAGTAGAGTTTGGACGAAAAGTCTTGTACTCAACTGAGCGTCCTACTTTTGCAGAATTGGAAGAGCATATTAAGAATTCGAAGTCTAAATAA